Proteins encoded in a region of the Phaenicophaeus curvirostris isolate KB17595 chromosome 20, BPBGC_Pcur_1.0, whole genome shotgun sequence genome:
- the FAM78A gene encoding protein FAM78A, producing the protein MGCIQSISCKSKVFRESISVIEVKASIDPIPTSIDESSSVVLRYRTPHFRASAQVLVPPLPKKETWIVGWIQACSHMEFYNHYGEQGMSSWELPDLLDGKIQAISDSDGVNYPWYGNTTETCTIVGPTKKESKFNISMNDNFYPSVTWAVPVSESNVAKLTSIHRDQSFTTWLVATNTATNEMVTLQTIKWRMRLGIEVNPSRPLGQRAKLQEPSAQEQPQVLSKNEPIPPSALVKPNANDAQVLMWRPKDGPPLVVIPPKHR; encoded by the exons ATGGGCTGTATTCAGAGTATTAGCTGCAAATCCAAAGTTTTCCGGGAAAGTATTTCGGTGATTGAAGTCAAAGCCTCCATCGATCCCATCCCCACCAGCATCGACGAGTCCTCCAGCGTGGTCCTGCGCTACCGGACCCCTCACTTCCGAGCCTCTGCGCAAGTCTTGGTGCCCCCTCTTCCCAAGAAGGAGACCTGGATCGTGGGCTGGATCCAGGCTTGCAGCCACATGGAATTTTACAATCACTACGGCGAACAGGGCAT GTCAAGTTGGGAGCTTCCAGATCTACTGGATGGTAAAATCCAAGCCATCAGTGACTCAGACGGGGTGAACTATCCCTGGTATGGAAACACGACCGAAACCTGCACCATCGTGGGTCCCACGAAAAAGGAGTCCAAGTTCAACATCAGCATGAACGACAACTTCTACCCGAGCGTGACGTGGGCCGTGCCCGTCAGCGAGAGCAACGTGGCCAAACTCACAAGCATTCACCGGGATCAAAGCTTCACCACCTGgctggtggccaccaacacggccaccaacGAAATGGTGACCTTGCAGACTATCAAATGGCGCATGAGGCTGGGCATCGAGGTGAATCCCAGCAGACCCTTGGGGCAGCGTGCCAAGCTGCAGGAGCCCTCTGCTCaagagcagccccaggtcctcaGCAAGAATGAGCCAATACCACCCAGTGCCCTTGTCAAACCCAATGCCAATGATGCTCAGGTACTCATGTGGAGGCCAAAGGATGGACCACCGCTTGTGGTGATACCTCCAAAACACCGATGA